A part of Saccharomyces cerevisiae S288C chromosome XIV, complete sequence genomic DNA contains:
- a CDS encoding uncharacterized protein (hypothetical protein; green fluorescent protein (GFP)-fusion protein localizes to the endoplasmic reticulum; YNL146W is not an essential gene) yields MSNTKHTTSHHMELKRIIILTLLFILIMLIFRNSVSFKMTFQELLPRFYKKNSNSVSNNNRPSSIFSENLVDFDDVNMVDKTRLFIFLFFSFIITIPFMV; encoded by the coding sequence ATGAGCAATACTAAGCATACCACTTCTCATCACATGGAACTCAAAAGGATCATTATCCTTACACTTTTATTCATACTCATAATGTTGATATTTCGAAACTCAGTGTCCTTCAAAATGACATTTCAAGAACTACTGCCACgattttacaaaaagaattcaaaCTCAGttagtaataataacagGCCCTCATCTATTTTCTCGGAAAACTTGgtggattttgatgatgTTAACATGGTCGATAAGACCAGactgtttatttttttatttttcagtttcatcaTTACTATACCGTTTATGGTATAA
- the LSM7 gene encoding Sm-like protein LSM7 (Lsm (Like Sm) protein; part of heteroheptameric complexes (Lsm2p-7p and either Lsm1p or 8p): cytoplasmic Lsm1p complex involved in mRNA decay; nuclear Lsm8p complex part of U6 snRNP and possibly involved in processing tRNA, snoRNA, and rRNA; protein abundance increases and forms cytoplasmic foci in response to DNA replication stress) — MHQQHSKSENKPQQQRKKFEGPKREAILDLAKYKDSKIRVKLMGGKLVIGVLKGYDQLMNLVLDDTVEYMSNPDDENNTELISKNARKLGLTVIRGTILVSLSSAEGSDVLYMQK; from the exons ATGCATCAGCAACACTCC AAATCAGAGAACAAACCACAACagcaaaggaaaaaattcgAAGGCCCTAAAAGAGAAGCTATTCTGGATTTAGCGAAGTATAAAGATTCTAAAATTCGCGTCAAATTAATGGGTGGTAAATTAGTTATAGGTGTCCTAAAAGGCTATGATCAACTGATGAACTTGGTACTTGATGATACAGTAGAATATATGTCTAATcctgatgatgaaaacaacACTGAACTGATTTCTAAAAACGCAAGAAAGCTAGGTTTGACCGTCATAAGAGGTACTATTTTGGTCTCTTTAAGTTCCGCCGAAGGTTCTGATGTACTATATATGCAAAAATAG
- a CDS encoding uncharacterized protein (hypothetical protein) has translation MISVCFVFPHSLALDFKSRCKKNRTKLCSAYYVSQVLRICKEMPYRDLILFSTVRKGVYMRLYY, from the coding sequence ATGATCTCAGTTTGTTTCGTTTTTCCTCATTCTCTGGCTTTAGACTTCAAATCGCGgtgtaaaaaaaataggaCAAAACTATGTAGCGCATACTATGTCAGTCAGGTATTGAGAATATGTAAAGAAATGCCATACCGtgatttgattttgttttcaactGTAAGGAAGGGAGTTTATATGAgattatattattaa
- the MPF1 gene encoding Mpf1p (hypothetical protein; involved in the dual distribution of tail-anchored proteins such as Fis1p and Gem1p to mitochondria and peroxisomes; unstable protein that associates with the cytosolic face of the mitochondrial outer membrane; detected in highly purified mitochondria in high-throughput studies; contains a PH domain that impacts protein stability; binds phosphatidylinositols and phosphatidylethanolamine in a large-scale study), translating into MSSSIFEMTIDHDGMDSTGLKLSQTASSISMGDEFLCSSTTSNSILDSPLPKVTFNHIDSITDINTNIMNEIVEPQSGVDVDVADKNVLYCIDPYPVEPPCYDFANPSKVIRYPIYEHCRPCLTSVKPPSYTPSVEHYTVVSMKMEKLSPFENASSRLWNNFILQINSTQINFYSIDDSLTRHIKNYRGGDMFDHSHHSKTASDRHHSARSLLNAFTTKSTYQFDKYDKERICGEIARDEHKFLSDERLFKSYSLQCAKVGLPIDYSSRDFVLRMRCEGQQFLVQFSHVDELIYWAMYLNMGISLSLDLELREMPTYRSVPRRRHPRARRFKQHNKNKNKNKSRQNSDRNDSRSHSLLLRRSHTSSVVTKVATGNERPTNKSRSRSLSLLPPSVSDASHDSNGPNDSGSLAGESSQTDFCGLFTSKLRNFFKTDSSSRKNSNMDIGQKMRSKELNSVQEEIDDNGSTTNTNTSVLSSTFSPTAHSVLTAQTSIHENFRSRSNSNPIDPLRCDRSVLKINNFEPVYEGTGRSTISNSAERTNREEKLNRGNEDVNGDEDDDEDEDDANYEEDDEDGYVEDDDINRLVYLDERESRYENADVEYGTIFSTKSFSVTGCLNHDFPKKLSLKCGNKNQSSNDSKWAPATQLVSRKRYIKDSLRCIKPLTEDHPWVGKIIFKPALPPAFETNNPPIRVYSGEDSTDLMHVKNHYLKPYIVGSCGFLKTGSKLFHFYDRTNDLTNL; encoded by the coding sequence ATGTCCTCCAGCATCTTTGAAATGACAATAGACCACGACGGTATGGATAGTACGGGGCTGAAGCTTTCACAGACAGCCTCATCCATATCCATGGGCGACGAGTTTCTTTGTTCCAGTACTACTAGTAATTCTATTCTGGATTCTCCGCTTCCGAAAGTGACTTTTAACCATATCGATAGCATAACAGACATTAACACAAACATCATGAACGAAATAGTGGAGCCACAATCCGGAGTAGATGTTGATGTTGCTGACAAAAACGTGCTTTACTGCATAGATCCGTACCCAGTGGAACCTCCGTGTTATGATTTTGCGAATCCGTCTAAAGTCATTAGGTACCCTATATATGAGCATTGTCGTCCGTGCCTCACTTCTGTGAAACCTCCCAGTTATACACCGTCTGTAGAACACTATACTGTGGTTTCTATGAAGATGGAAAAACTATCGCCCTTTGAAAATGCTTCTTCTCGATTATGGAACAActttattcttcaaataaaCTCTACGCAGATAAACTTTTATTCTATTGACGATTCATTAACCAGGCATATTAAAAACTATCGTGGTGGTGACATGTTTGACCATTCCCACCATTCCAAAACTGCTAGCGATCGCCATCATTCGGCTCGGTCGTTATTAAATGCGTTCACGACGAAATCCACTTACCAATTCGATAAATATGACAAGGAAAGGATATGCGGGGAAATAGCACGAGACGAGCACAAATTTTTATCAGATGAGCGCCTCTTTAAGAGTTACTCCCTGCAATGTGCCAAAGTTGGTCTGCCTATAGATTATTCCTCTAGAGATTTTGTTTTAAGAATGCGTTGTGAGGGACAACAGTTTCTAGTGCAGTTTTCTCATGTAGACGAATTGATCTATTGGGCTATGTATTTGAACATGGGTATATCCCTGTCCTTGGATCTGGAATTGAGGGAAATGCCCACCTATAGAAGCGTTCCCAGAAGGAGACATCCGAGGGCAAGAAGATTTAAGCAACACAATaagaacaaaaacaaaaacaagagCAGACAAAATAGTGATAGAAATGATTCTCGCTCCCACTCTTTACTTTTAAGAAGATCACACACCTCTTCTGTTGTAACAAAAGTGGCCACCGGCAACGAACGTCCGACAAACAAATCAAGATCAAGAAGTTTAAGCTTGCTACCTCCCTCTGTATCCGATGCGAGTCATGACTCCAATGGGCCCAATGACTCTGGTTCATTGGCAGGGGAGAGTTCTCAAACTGATTTTTGTGGCTTATTTACATCAAAACtaagaaatttctttaaaacaGATTCCAGTTCGAGAAAAAACTCTAATATGGACATTGGACAAAAAATGAGATCGAAGGAACTGAATAGTgttcaagaagaaatcgaTGACAATGGTAGTACTACTAATACCAATACTTCTGTTCTATCTTCCACTTTTTCTCCCACAGCACATTCTGTTTTAACGGCACAAACATCCATCCATGAAAACTTCAGAAGTAGATCGAATTCCAACCCTATAGATCCTTTGCGCTGTGATCGGTCAGTGTTGaaaattaataattttgaacCGGTATACGAGGGAACAGGAAGGTCAACTATTTCGAATTCTGCTGAGCGTACGAATCGTGAAGAAAAGTTAAACCGTGGCAATGAAGATGTAAATggagatgaagatgatgacgaagacgaagacgaTGCTAATTACgaagaggatgatgaagatggaTATGTTGAGGATGATGACATCAATAGATTGGTATATTTGGATGAAAGAGAATCTCGCTATGAGAATGCGGACGTTGAGTACGGTACAATATTCAGTACGAAAAGCTTTTCCGTGACTGGTTGTTTAAATCATGATTTTCCAAAGAAATTGTCACTAAAATGTGGAAATAAGAATCAATCCAGTAACGATTCGAAGTGGGCACCGGCGACACAACTAGTTTCAAGGAAAAGATATATCAAAGACTCATTAAGATGCATCAAACCGTTAACGGAAGACCACCCATGGGTAGGTAAGATTATTTTCAAACCGGCACTGCCACCAGCATTCGAAACGAATAATCCACCTATAAGAGTTTATAGTGGTGAAGATAGTACGGACTTGATGCACGTGAAAAACCATTATTTAAAGCCATACATAGTGGGATCCTGCgggtttttgaaaactggctcaaaactttttcacttttacGATAGAACTAACGACCTTACGAATTTATGA
- the AAH1 gene encoding adenine deaminase (Adenine deaminase (adenine aminohydrolase); converts adenine to hypoxanthine; involved in purine salvage; transcriptionally regulated by nutrient levels and growth phase; Aah1p degraded upon entry into quiescence via SCF and the proteasome) produces the protein MVSVEFLQELPKCEHHLHLEGTLEPDLLFPLAKRNDIILPEGFPKSVEELNEKYKKFRDLQDFLDYYYIGTNVLISEQDFFDLAWAYFKKVHKQGLVHAEVFYDPQSHTSRGISIETVTKGFQRACDKAFSEFGITSKLIMCLLRHIEPEECLKTIEEATPFIKDGTISALGLDSAEKPFPPHLFVECYGKAASLNKDLKLTAHAGEEGPAQFVSDALDLLQVTRIDHGINSQYDEELLDRLSRDQTMLTICPLSNVKLQVVQSVSELPLQKFLDRDVPFSLNSDDPAYFGGYILDVYTQVSKDFPHWDHETWGRIAKNAIKGSWCDDKRKNGLLSRVDEVVTKYSH, from the coding sequence atggttTCTGTGGAGTTTTTACAGGAGTTACCAAAATGTGAGCATCACTTGCATTTGGAAGGTACTCTAGAACCTGACCTATTGTTCCCATTAGCTAAAAGAAACGATATAATTCTACCTGAAGGTTTTCCTAAATCGGTCGAGGAATTAAACGAAAAGTATAAGAAGTTTCGTGATCTGCAGGATTTCTTAGATtactattatattggtACTAATGTCTTGATTAGTGAACaagatttctttgatttggCGTGGGCctattttaaaaaagttcaCAAACAAGGCTTGGTCCATGCTGAAGTGTTTTACGACCCTCAGTCACATACATCTAGGGGCATCTCCATAGAAACAGTCACTAAAGGTTTCCAAAGAGCTTGTGACAAAGCCTTCTCTGAATTTGGTATTACATCCAAGCTAATTATGTGTCTGTTAAGACACATTGAACCAGAGGAATGTTTGAAAACTATCGAAGAAGCTACCCCATTTATTAAAGATGGTACTATCTCTGCCTTAGGATTAGATTCTGCTGAGAAACCATTTCCCCCACATTTATTTGTTGAATGTTACGGAAAGGCCGCCTCATTGAATAAAGATTTAAAACTAACTGCACACGCAGGTGAAGAAGGCCCCGCTCAATTCGTCTCGGATGCTTTAGACTTGTTGCAAGTAACAAGAATCGATCACGGTATCAACAGTCAATACGACGAGGAGTTATTGGATAGGTTGTCGCGCGACCAGACCATGCTAACTATTTGTCCTCTCTCCAACGTGAAGCTACAAGTAGTCCAATCCGTTTCAGAGTTACCACTACAAAAGTTTCTTGACAGAGAtgttccattttctttaaattctGATGACCCCGCCTATTTTGGTGGTTATATCTTAGATGTCTACACTCAAGTTTCGAAAGATTTCCCACACTGGGACCATGAAACATGGGGTCGTATCGCTAAGAACGCCATTAAAGGTTCATGGTGTGACgataaaagaaagaacGGTTTGTTAAGTAGAGTGGACGAAGTAGTCACTAAATATTCGCATTAG
- the MEP2 gene encoding ammonium permease MEP2 (Ammonium permease involved in regulation of pseudohyphal growth; belongs to Mep-Amt-Rh family of well-conserved ammonium (NH4+) transporters that includes human Rh factors; expression is under nitrogen catabolite repression regulation; activity is controlled by phospho-silencing; phosphorylation of Mep2 mediated by Npr1; dephosphorylation involves Psr1p and Psr2p; Twin-His motif ensures transport specificity), which produces MSYNFTGTPTGEGTGGNSLTTDLNTQFDLANMGWIGVASAGVWIMVPGIGLLYSGLSRKKHALSLLWASMMASAVCIFQWFFWGYSLAFSHNTRGNGFIGTLEFFGFRNVLGAPSSVSSLPDILFAVYQGMFAAVTGALMLGGACERARLFPMMVFLFLWMTIVYCPIACWVWNAEGWLVKLGSLDYAGGLCVHLTSGHGGLVYALILGKRNDPVTRKGMPKYKPHSVTSVVLGTVFLWFGWMFFNGGSAGNATIRAWYSIMSTNLAAACGGLTWMVIDYFRCGRKWTTVGLCSGIIAGLVGITPAAGFVPIWSAVVIGVVTGAGCNLAVDLKSLLRIDDGLDCYSIHGVGGCIGSVLTGIFAADYVNATAGSYISPIDGGWINHHYKQVGYQLAGICAALAWTVTVTSILLLTMNAIPFLKLRLSADEEELGTDAAQIGEFTYEESTAYIPEPIRSKTSAQMPPPHENIDDKIVGNTDAEKNSTPSDASSTKNTDHIV; this is translated from the coding sequence ATGTCTTACAATTTTACAGGTACGCCTACAGGCGAAGGAACGGGTGGTAACTCGTTGACAACAGATTTGAATACACAATTTGACTTGGCCAACATGGGATGGATCGGTGTGGCTTCAGCAGGTGTGTGGATTATGGTCCCAGGTATCGGTTTATTATATTCTGGTTTATCCAGGAAAAAGCATGCTTTATCCTTGCTTTGGGCCTCGATGATGGCTTCCGCCGTGTGTATTTTCCAATGGTTTTTCTGGGGATACTCATTAGCTTTCTCACACAACACTAGAGGTAACGGTTTTATTGGTACCTTGGAATTCTTTGGGTTTCGTAACGTTTTAGGAGCCCCATCTAGTGTCAGTTCTCTTCCCGATATACTGTTTGCCGTTTACCAAGGTATGTTTGCCGCAGTCACCGGTGCCCTAATGCTAGGTGGTGCCTGCGAGAGGGCAAGGTTGTTTCCTATGATGGTGTTCTTGTTTTTATGGATGACTATTGTTTATTGTCCTATTGCATGCTGGGTCTGGAATGCCGAGGGTTGGTTGGTCAAATTGGGTAGCTTGGACTATGCAGGTGGTTTATGTGTCCATTTAACATCTGGACATGGTGGTCTAGTTTACGCTTTGATACTGGGTAAGCGTAATGACCCTGTTACACGTAAAGGGATGCCCAAGTACAAACCACATTCCGTCACCTCGGTGGTTTTAGGCACAGTGTTCTTATGGTTTGGTTGGATGTTCTTTAACGGAGGCTCTGCAGGTAATGCAACTATACGAGCATGGTACTCTATTATGTCCACAAACTTAGCTGCTGCTTGCGGTGGCTTGACATGGATGGTTATCGATTATTTCAGATGCGGAAGAAAGTGGACTACAGTTGGTTTGTGTTCAGGTATCATCGCTGGCCTAGTGGGTATCACCCCAGCCGCCGGGTTCGTGCCAATCTGGTCAGCCGTTGTCATTGGTGTGGTTACTGGTGCAGGATGTAACCTTGCTGTTGACTTAAAGAGTCTATTGCGCATCGATGATGGTCTAGATTGTTACTCTATCCATGGTGTGGGTGGTTGTATTGGTTCTGTATTAACTGGTATCTTTGCTGCAGACTATGTAAATGCCACTGCAGGCTCTTACATTAGTCCAATTGATGGTGGCTGGATCAATCATCACTATAAACAAGTTGGTTATCAATTAGCAGGTATATGCGCTGCACTAGCCTGGACTGTTACTGTCACATCTATCTTGCTTCTAACTATGAATGCcattccatttttaaaaCTAAGATTAAGTGCTGATGAGGAAGAATTAGGTACCGACGCTGCTCAAATTGGTGAATTTACATACGAGGAATCCACTGCTTACATCCCAGAACCAATCAGATCTAAAACATCGGCACAAATGCCACCTCCTCATGAAAACATTGATGATAAGATTGTGGGTAACACAGACGCAGAAAAGAATTCTACGCCTTCCGACGCTTCTTCTACTAAGAACACTGACCATATAGTATAA
- the MFA2 gene encoding mating pheromone a (Mating pheromone a-factor; made by a cells; interacts with alpha cells to induce cell cycle arrest and other responses leading to mating; biogenesis involves C-terminal modification, N-terminal proteolysis, and export; also encoded by MFA1), which produces MQPITTASTQATQKDKSSEKKDNYIIKGLFWDPACVIA; this is translated from the coding sequence ATGCAACCGATCACCACTGCTTCCACACAAGCCACTCAGAAGGATAAATCctctgaaaagaaagacaaCTATATAATCAAGGGCCTCTTCTGGGATCCCGCCTGTGTTATCGCTTAA
- a CDS encoding uncharacterized protein (hypothetical protein; expressed at both mRNA and protein levels): MREQLKLFTREIVDFTFLILSGFDYYQTLLISSNSSKKRPKDSSLLSEKKKKKKKKKKDVLSYLSYLKDLPFVPFLFWQPGYSQREKNPRQHSLFIMTITKPGMISMADMNYVVSKNRSLNRPAERGGNR, from the coding sequence ATGCGTGAGCAATTGAAGCTTTTTACGAGGGAAATAGTCGATTTTACATTTCTTATCTTATCTGGCTTTGACTATTACCAGACACTCTTGATAAGCAGTAACAGCAGTAAGAAGAGACCGAAggattcttctttgttatcggaaaaaaaaaaaaaaaaaaaaaaaaaaaaaaaagatgtcTTATCTTATCTTTCTTATCTTAAAGACCTACCAtttgttccttttctattttgGCAGCCCGGGTATTCGcaaagggaaaaaaaccCAAGACAGCATTCCTTGTTCATTATGACTATTACAAAGCCAGGAATGATTTCGATGGCCGACATGAATTACGTCGTTTCCAAGAACAGAAGCTTAAACCGTCCTGCTGAGCGGGGCGGTAATCGGTGA